In a genomic window of Aggregatimonas sangjinii:
- a CDS encoding CBS domain-containing protein — translation MQLQSHIISEIPVFDIADPLKRVAKFFKENTFSHVAVVENNILIGVLGEEDLESFEEDQKIEAFRFNLESVFVLAKTSWLDVLETFARNEANLIPVIDENGMVLGYYDLTDIVGVFIDTPFFTDPGSILVVAKGIKDYSFSEIAQIVESNNTRFIGGFITEMQNDVVQITIKIGTANLNDIAQTFRRYNYNVLFGNNDDQFLEDLKQRSDYLDKYLNV, via the coding sequence ATGCAGCTACAGTCACACATCATTTCTGAAATACCCGTTTTCGATATCGCTGATCCTTTAAAAAGGGTGGCTAAGTTCTTTAAGGAGAATACCTTTTCTCACGTAGCAGTGGTCGAGAACAACATTTTGATCGGTGTACTTGGTGAAGAGGATTTGGAGAGTTTTGAGGAAGACCAAAAAATAGAAGCTTTTCGGTTCAATTTGGAAAGCGTCTTCGTTTTGGCCAAAACCTCTTGGTTGGATGTCTTGGAGACTTTTGCCAGAAACGAGGCAAACTTGATTCCTGTAATAGATGAGAATGGCATGGTCTTGGGCTACTATGACCTGACCGATATTGTAGGTGTTTTTATCGACACTCCTTTCTTTACCGACCCCGGAAGTATTCTGGTCGTCGCCAAAGGAATAAAGGATTATTCATTTAGCGAGATTGCACAGATCGTAGAGAGCAACAATACGAGGTTTATAGGCGGTTTTATTACGGAAATGCAGAACGACGTAGTTCAGATCACCATAAAGATAGGCACGGCCAACCTCAACGATATTGCCCAGACCTTTAGAAGGTATAATTATAATGTACTCTTCGGGAATAACGACGACCAGTTTTTAGAGGACTTGAAACAACGGTCGGATTACTTGGATAAATACTTAAACGTATAG
- a CDS encoding NAD kinase, which translates to MKVAIYGQTYQDDAIKYVGQLLEELQKARAEVSVEQEFNTLLATELETSGFGTFTISEGLDSSFDMFVSFGGDGTILRATTFVRDMGIPIVGVNTGRLGFLSTFKKEEVRKVVQEFVQGAYRTVERSLVSISADFPIPEFDSLNFALNEITVSRKDTTSMITVETYLNDEYLTSYWADGLIVSTPTGSTGYSLSCGGPVIAPSAKSLILTPIAPHNLNARPLVISDDTIIRLKVSGRERTHLVSLDSRIATLENDQEIVIRKAPFSVNMIEYTSESFLKTLRNKLLWGEDRRN; encoded by the coding sequence ATGAAGGTCGCTATCTACGGTCAAACCTATCAGGACGATGCGATCAAATATGTCGGGCAATTACTTGAAGAACTTCAAAAAGCAAGAGCAGAGGTCTCTGTTGAGCAAGAATTCAATACCTTATTGGCTACCGAACTGGAGACTTCCGGTTTTGGAACCTTTACCATATCAGAAGGACTGGATAGCTCTTTTGATATGTTCGTGAGCTTTGGTGGCGATGGTACTATTCTTCGGGCGACTACCTTTGTGCGGGATATGGGAATTCCTATAGTTGGGGTCAATACCGGTCGCTTAGGCTTTTTGTCTACGTTTAAAAAGGAAGAAGTGCGAAAGGTAGTGCAGGAGTTTGTGCAAGGAGCTTATCGCACCGTAGAGCGCAGCCTTGTCTCTATTTCCGCCGATTTTCCCATCCCTGAATTCGATTCGCTTAATTTTGCCCTTAACGAAATAACGGTCAGTAGAAAAGATACGACTTCGATGATTACCGTAGAGACGTATTTAAACGATGAATACCTCACCTCTTACTGGGCGGACGGTTTGATTGTCTCAACCCCTACGGGATCTACAGGATATTCATTAAGTTGCGGAGGGCCCGTAATTGCACCCTCTGCAAAATCGCTTATACTTACCCCAATCGCACCGCATAATTTAAACGCCAGACCTTTGGTGATTTCCGACGATACCATTATTCGATTGAAGGTGTCAGGTCGTGAAAGAACCCATCTGGTATCGTTGGATTCCCGTATTGCGACGCTTGAGAATGATCAAGAAATCGTTATCCGTAAAGCGCCGTTTAGTGTAAATATGATCGAGTACACCTCGGAGAGCTTCCTAAAAACCCTTCGTAACAAGTTGCTATGGGGCGAAGACCGGCGTAACTGA
- a CDS encoding pyridoxine 5'-phosphate synthase — translation MTKLSVNINKIATLRNARGGNVPDLLKVAADIENFGAEGITIHPRPDERHIRYQDARDLKNIVTTEYNIEGNPNQKFIDLVLTVKPEQVTLVPDGVDAITSNAGWDTLANASFLRDVIGTFKAANIRTSIFVNADPKIVAGAADTGTDRIELYTESYAEAFSKGDTSGITPFIAAAEMATSLGLGINAGHDLSLDNIQYFSEQIPNLLEVSIGHALICESLYFGLDNVIKMYLNKLK, via the coding sequence ATGACAAAATTGAGCGTAAATATCAATAAAATCGCTACCCTACGGAATGCCCGTGGTGGCAATGTGCCCGACTTACTGAAAGTGGCCGCAGATATCGAAAATTTCGGTGCCGAAGGCATTACGATACACCCAAGACCCGACGAACGGCATATTCGCTATCAGGATGCGCGCGACTTGAAAAATATCGTGACTACGGAGTACAACATCGAAGGAAATCCGAATCAGAAATTTATAGACCTTGTATTAACCGTTAAACCGGAACAGGTGACCCTAGTACCGGACGGTGTTGATGCGATTACCTCCAATGCAGGATGGGATACTCTTGCCAATGCCAGTTTTCTGCGCGATGTCATCGGCACTTTTAAAGCGGCGAACATCCGTACCTCTATTTTTGTAAATGCCGACCCAAAAATAGTAGCGGGGGCAGCGGATACTGGTACTGACCGCATTGAACTGTACACTGAAAGCTACGCCGAAGCTTTTTCGAAAGGCGATACATCCGGAATAACCCCATTTATTGCAGCTGCCGAAATGGCCACTTCATTGGGTTTGGGCATCAATGCCGGACACGATCTTAGTTTAGACAACATTCAGTACTTCAGCGAGCAAATACCCAATCTACTGGAGGTTTCCATAGGGCACGCTTTGATATGCGAGTCGCTTTATTTCGGCTTGGACAACGTGATCAAGATGTACCTGAATAAGTTGAAGTAA
- a CDS encoding outer membrane protein assembly factor, which produces MRLSSPFILLLFLTTFFTNAQDISYEEGRKYILGGLEVSGLQSYNEQTVKTYTGLRVGQPITIPGEQISDVIKKLWGLELFTDIEFFVTNVEGDQIFLELVISERPTLSNVTVYGVKKRKVESIIDDTDLKKGKKITQSLIANTKNYLENKYKKEGYLNAKVTIATATDTVGDNTQNMVINIKKGDKVKIRDFIFEGREQLKEAKLLGAMKQTKEKRFWRLWKKSKFIKKDYQDDLGLLIDEYAKNGYRDARVVSDTVIKVNDNNIDIKLQIEEGRKYYFGDIEFVGNTVYTDRQLERQLGIKKGSTYNGVLLRERIADDSKPDADDITNLYQNFGYLFSQVNPVEVSAENDTINFEIRIIEGKETFLDHVTINGNDKTNDHVIFRELRTRPGNQYSKADIVRTIRELQQLGFFDAEQIQPDIINPNPNTGTVDVNYDLVESGSSQIELQGGYGGGGFIGTLGLSFNNFSMQNIFNKKAYKPVPMGDGQTFALRVQASRTFRVYSLNFSEPWLGGKKPVRFNLNLSRTQQFGVTRDSRGRFQPNKDQQFSITGVSLGLAKRVQWPDDFFTVSHSLGYQLYDFKNYNIGLFSFGNGKSNSFAYTFGLSRNSIQGGRIFPKGGSNFEITAKLTPPYSLFSNKDFKPIREESDRILEEISALDPNAPDFQTESAALNAQREQLEEERFKWLEYYKLKFKGDWYTTLVGSGNKSLVLRTNAEFGYLGSYNTDIGNVPFERFFVGGDGQGNFTLDGREVVRLRGYDNQSLTPLNPLTGRPEGAIIYNKYSIELRYPLTLKPSASIYGLAFLEAGNAFNNFQNYNPFDIKRSAGVGLRIFMPAFGLLGIDFGYGFDADNQNPLGGANGWETHFIIGQQF; this is translated from the coding sequence TTGCGGCTTTCATCCCCATTTATCCTCCTTTTATTTTTAACCACCTTTTTTACTAACGCCCAGGATATTTCCTATGAGGAAGGCAGAAAGTACATTTTAGGAGGTTTGGAAGTAAGTGGTCTGCAAAGTTATAACGAACAGACGGTGAAGACCTACACCGGTCTCAGGGTCGGCCAGCCGATTACCATTCCCGGGGAACAGATCAGCGATGTAATCAAAAAACTGTGGGGGCTTGAGCTTTTTACCGATATCGAGTTTTTTGTAACGAACGTAGAGGGAGACCAAATATTCCTGGAACTGGTCATCTCGGAACGTCCGACTTTGTCCAACGTTACGGTGTATGGTGTTAAAAAGCGTAAAGTCGAATCTATAATCGATGATACTGATCTTAAGAAGGGAAAAAAGATTACACAGAGTCTTATTGCCAACACGAAGAACTACCTCGAAAACAAATATAAAAAAGAAGGATATCTCAACGCCAAGGTCACCATTGCCACGGCGACCGATACGGTGGGTGACAACACCCAAAATATGGTCATCAATATCAAAAAGGGTGACAAGGTCAAGATTCGTGACTTTATCTTTGAAGGCAGGGAACAACTAAAGGAAGCTAAATTGTTGGGCGCGATGAAGCAGACCAAGGAAAAACGATTCTGGCGTTTGTGGAAGAAATCGAAATTCATCAAGAAGGACTATCAGGATGATCTTGGATTATTGATAGACGAATACGCAAAAAACGGCTATCGCGACGCTCGGGTCGTATCAGATACGGTAATTAAGGTTAATGATAACAACATCGATATCAAACTGCAGATAGAGGAAGGTCGGAAGTACTATTTTGGCGATATCGAATTTGTGGGGAATACCGTATATACCGACCGGCAATTGGAACGGCAGTTGGGTATAAAAAAAGGGTCGACCTATAACGGGGTACTTTTACGGGAGCGTATCGCAGACGATAGCAAGCCCGATGCCGATGATATTACCAACCTTTATCAGAATTTCGGGTACCTTTTTTCGCAGGTAAACCCGGTCGAGGTTTCTGCAGAAAATGACACCATCAATTTCGAAATAAGGATTATCGAAGGCAAGGAAACCTTTTTAGACCACGTAACCATAAATGGTAACGATAAGACCAACGACCACGTCATCTTTAGGGAACTTCGTACAAGACCCGGAAACCAATATAGTAAGGCGGATATCGTACGTACCATTCGGGAATTGCAGCAGTTGGGCTTTTTCGATGCCGAGCAAATTCAACCGGATATTATAAATCCCAATCCGAATACGGGTACCGTAGACGTTAATTACGATTTGGTGGAATCGGGGTCTAGCCAAATAGAATTGCAAGGTGGTTATGGCGGAGGAGGTTTCATCGGTACGCTGGGACTATCGTTCAATAACTTCTCTATGCAGAATATCTTTAATAAGAAGGCGTATAAGCCGGTGCCCATGGGCGACGGGCAGACCTTCGCATTACGGGTACAGGCGAGTAGAACATTTCGGGTATATAGTCTTAATTTCTCGGAACCGTGGCTGGGTGGCAAAAAGCCCGTGCGGTTTAACTTGAATCTTTCCAGAACGCAACAGTTTGGGGTTACCCGAGATAGTAGGGGCAGATTTCAACCGAATAAAGATCAACAATTTTCCATTACGGGTGTTTCGCTAGGCCTTGCCAAAAGGGTGCAGTGGCCGGACGATTTCTTTACGGTTTCTCATTCCCTAGGGTATCAGCTCTACGATTTTAAGAATTACAATATCGGACTTTTTAGTTTTGGAAACGGGAAATCCAATTCGTTCGCATATACCTTTGGTTTATCCAGAAATTCCATTCAGGGAGGTAGAATTTTTCCAAAGGGAGGCTCTAATTTTGAAATCACTGCAAAACTTACTCCGCCGTATTCCCTTTTTTCCAATAAGGATTTCAAGCCCATTCGGGAGGAGAGTGACAGGATTTTGGAAGAAATAAGCGCTTTGGACCCAAATGCCCCGGATTTTCAGACCGAATCGGCTGCATTGAATGCGCAACGGGAACAGTTAGAGGAAGAACGTTTCAAGTGGTTGGAGTACTACAAACTAAAATTTAAAGGGGATTGGTACACTACCTTAGTGGGTAGCGGTAATAAATCACTCGTTCTGCGTACCAATGCCGAATTCGGATATTTGGGCAGTTACAATACCGATATCGGGAATGTGCCTTTTGAGCGGTTTTTCGTAGGGGGCGATGGCCAGGGTAACTTTACTTTGGACGGTCGGGAAGTTGTGCGGCTTAGAGGATATGACAATCAATCCTTAACCCCTTTGAACCCATTAACGGGTCGCCCGGAAGGAGCGATAATTTATAACAAATACTCTATAGAGCTTCGTTATCCGCTAACCCTAAAGCCTTCCGCATCTATTTACGGACTTGCTTTTTTAGAAGCCGGTAACGCCTTCAACAATTTTCAGAACTATAATCCGTTTGACATTAAAAGGTCGGCCGGAGTGGGGCTACGAATTTTTATGCCGGCGTTCGGACTTTTAGGGATTGATTTTGGGTATGGCTTCGATGCCGACAACCAGAATCCGCTAGGAGGAGCGAACGGATGGGAAACACACTTCATTATTGGCCAACAGTTTTGA
- a CDS encoding alpha/beta fold hydrolase — protein sequence MKTILHAKIIGTGQPFIILHGFLGMSDNWKTLGNKYAENGYEVHLIDQRNHGRSFHSTYFNYDLLSGDLRSYLEHHRLNDIILMGHSMGGKTAMQFACDHPNLVQKLLVADIAPKFYPPHHQQIIDGLKALDFDQISSRGEADEELANHIGDWGTRQFLLKNLYWVDKERLAFRFNLPVLSDKMNEVGENIGTTSHFNGPTLFLKGDRSEYIVNADLPEIKRHFPQAKLETIDKAGHWLHAENPNQFFDKTMRFLNS from the coding sequence ATGAAAACAATCTTACATGCAAAAATCATAGGCACGGGTCAACCTTTTATCATCCTTCACGGTTTTCTAGGCATGTCAGACAACTGGAAGACCTTAGGGAATAAATATGCCGAGAACGGGTATGAGGTGCACTTGATCGATCAAAGGAACCACGGGCGTAGTTTTCATTCGACCTATTTCAATTACGATCTACTCTCAGGCGACCTAAGAAGCTATCTCGAACACCATCGGTTGAACGATATTATACTAATGGGACATTCTATGGGTGGTAAGACGGCCATGCAATTTGCATGCGACCATCCAAACCTTGTGCAAAAATTGCTGGTCGCCGATATCGCTCCAAAATTCTACCCGCCACATCATCAGCAGATTATCGACGGGCTCAAGGCGCTTGATTTTGATCAAATATCCTCCCGAGGCGAGGCGGACGAAGAATTGGCGAATCATATCGGTGATTGGGGTACGCGACAGTTTTTGTTGAAAAACCTTTATTGGGTAGATAAGGAACGTTTAGCGTTTCGCTTTAACTTACCCGTTTTAAGCGATAAAATGAATGAAGTCGGAGAGAATATCGGGACTACAAGTCATTTTAACGGGCCTACCCTATTCCTTAAGGGAGACCGTTCGGAATATATCGTAAATGCCGATCTGCCGGAGATCAAGCGACACTTTCCACAAGCCAAGCTGGAGACCATAGACAAGGCCGGACACTGGTTGCATGCCGAAAATCCGAACCAGTTTTTCGATAAGACCATGCGATTCCTAAATTCTTAA
- a CDS encoding phage holin family protein gives MNFILRLLLSAVAVVVLSYVLPHVSVDGYVTAIIVALALSLLNFIVKPIMIILTLPITILTFGLFLLVINACIILLADYFVDGFNVDGLLWAILFSLLLSFLQSILFSFFKKDKK, from the coding sequence ATGAACTTCATCCTAAGATTACTCCTAAGTGCCGTGGCGGTCGTGGTGCTATCGTATGTCCTACCACATGTATCGGTAGACGGCTATGTTACCGCGATTATCGTGGCGCTCGCTTTAAGTTTGCTCAACTTTATCGTAAAACCGATAATGATTATCCTGACGCTTCCGATCACCATACTCACTTTTGGTCTTTTCTTATTGGTGATCAATGCCTGTATCATACTCTTGGCCGACTATTTTGTGGACGGTTTCAATGTAGATGGCCTCCTTTGGGCAATACTCTTCAGCCTTTTGTTGAGTTTTCTGCAATCGATCTTATTTTCGTTTTTCAAGAAGGACAAAAAGTAA
- a CDS encoding DUF6089 family protein yields the protein MKKYLFIVFSVLAFSVNAQTYEIGIFAGGANNIGDVGRTNYILPSGPALGGVFKWNKSKRYAWRGSITYGKFTAKDANSSISARQQRNYVVDNSILEASAGLEWNFVDYNLHKLGPAFTPYLYTGLTYFRYDYNYFDLGQLVDANQKDGALAIPMTLGAKMRLSQFLILGVEIGARYTFTDNLDANNPEDLPVANQFNVTFGNINSDDWYVFSGFTLTYTFGRKPCMDCFE from the coding sequence ATGAAAAAGTACCTTTTTATAGTTTTTTCTGTACTTGCCTTTAGCGTAAATGCCCAAACCTACGAGATAGGGATTTTCGCGGGTGGGGCCAACAATATTGGCGATGTCGGGAGAACCAATTATATTTTACCATCAGGCCCGGCCTTGGGCGGGGTGTTCAAATGGAACAAAAGCAAGCGTTATGCTTGGAGGGGCAGCATTACCTACGGGAAATTCACTGCAAAAGACGCGAATTCCAGCATAAGCGCCCGACAACAACGAAATTATGTCGTAGATAATTCCATCTTAGAGGCCTCGGCGGGACTCGAGTGGAATTTCGTCGATTACAACCTACATAAATTAGGGCCTGCCTTTACGCCCTACCTTTACACCGGTCTTACCTATTTTAGGTATGATTACAACTATTTTGATCTGGGACAGCTGGTCGACGCCAACCAAAAAGATGGTGCATTGGCGATTCCTATGACCCTGGGCGCTAAAATGAGGCTAAGCCAATTCCTTATCCTGGGGGTCGAAATAGGAGCCCGATATACCTTTACCGATAATTTGGATGCCAACAACCCGGAAGATTTGCCCGTAGCAAACCAATTTAATGTTACTTTTGGAAATATTAATAGTGACGATTGGTACGTTTTTTCAGGCTTCACCCTCACCTACACTTTTGGTAGAAAGCCTTGTATGGATTGTTTCGAGTAA
- a CDS encoding G-D-S-L family lipolytic protein, producing MKKILALMAFSGMLLSSCSDDDVTTPEEPTAPTPENFTAGSADFSNYVAIGNSLTAGYSDSALFIDGQTASYPNMLATSFMAAGGGSFSIPLMADNLGGLTLGGQALTGFGNRLILSFASGSPSPVAKDGAGATEVSTILSGPFNNMGVPGAKSFHLAAPGYGNIQNLAVGAANPYYVRFATSPDATIIGDAVAQSPTFFTLWIGNNDILSYATSGGAGVDQEGNLDPTTYGGNDITDPMVFAGVYDGLLQGLTAGGAQGVVANLPDVTTIPYFTTVPHNPVPLDADTAVLLNGAYAAYNGGLAQLQLAGLIDEDELERRTIAFEAGETNAVVLLDEDLTDLTAIDPALINMRQATEDDLLVLTSRSFIGSLADPDNPTSINGVAIPLADQWVLTPEEQAAVSAATEKYNATIEGLATRYDLGFVDANAFLQVVGSTGIDLSDGSTVTATYATGGGFSLDGVHPSPRGYSLLANEFLKVIEEKYGANLPDVEPLEYTGLYID from the coding sequence ATGAAAAAAATACTAGCGTTAATGGCATTTTCCGGAATGCTTTTGAGCTCATGTAGTGACGATGATGTTACCACACCGGAAGAGCCTACAGCACCGACACCGGAAAATTTTACTGCCGGTTCGGCAGATTTCTCCAACTACGTAGCTATCGGAAACTCGCTTACCGCGGGGTATTCCGATTCGGCCCTTTTTATCGACGGACAAACGGCCTCTTACCCTAACATGCTGGCCACTAGTTTCATGGCTGCTGGAGGCGGTTCTTTTAGCATTCCCCTAATGGCCGATAACCTAGGCGGATTGACTTTAGGCGGGCAGGCACTTACCGGATTCGGCAACCGATTGATTTTATCGTTTGCCAGTGGTTCACCCTCACCGGTGGCCAAAGATGGAGCGGGAGCTACCGAAGTCTCTACTATCCTAAGCGGACCTTTTAACAACATGGGGGTCCCTGGGGCAAAAAGCTTTCATTTGGCAGCACCCGGGTATGGCAATATTCAAAATTTGGCCGTAGGTGCGGCGAATCCATACTACGTTCGTTTTGCTACATCTCCAGATGCTACCATTATAGGTGATGCCGTAGCGCAGTCGCCCACTTTCTTCACGCTGTGGATTGGGAACAACGATATCCTAAGTTATGCTACCTCCGGTGGTGCGGGAGTCGACCAAGAGGGAAATCTAGACCCTACGACCTACGGCGGAAATGATATTACGGACCCCATGGTCTTTGCAGGCGTTTATGATGGATTATTGCAAGGATTGACCGCTGGCGGTGCACAAGGAGTCGTTGCCAATCTGCCCGATGTGACAACAATACCCTATTTCACCACGGTGCCCCACAACCCTGTGCCCTTGGATGCCGATACCGCAGTCCTTTTGAACGGAGCCTACGCTGCCTACAATGGCGGTCTAGCGCAACTACAGCTTGCCGGACTTATCGATGAGGATGAACTGGAGCGAAGAACGATTGCGTTCGAGGCCGGAGAAACGAATGCCGTGGTACTCCTGGACGAAGACCTAACGGACCTAACCGCTATTGATCCGGCCCTGATCAACATGAGGCAGGCAACGGAAGATGATCTTTTGGTGCTCACCTCGCGTAGTTTTATCGGTTCTCTCGCCGACCCGGACAATCCCACTTCGATCAACGGGGTCGCGATTCCTCTGGCCGATCAATGGGTATTAACCCCCGAAGAGCAAGCCGCTGTGAGTGCGGCAACAGAAAAATACAACGCCACGATAGAAGGACTAGCTACTCGCTACGACCTCGGCTTTGTTGATGCCAATGCATTTTTACAAGTAGTCGGGAGTACTGGAATCGACTTATCCGACGGCAGCACTGTGACGGCAACGTATGCTACGGGAGGCGGTTTCTCCCTAGACGGGGTACATCCCTCACCACGGGGCTATTCCCTGTTGGCCAATGAATTCCTAAAGGTTATCGAGGAAAAATATGGTGCTAATCTACCTGACGTGGAACCCTTGGAATATACAGGGCTATACATCGATTAA
- a CDS encoding isoprenyl transferase, with amino-acid sequence MNTVDNITAHNLPRHIAIIMDGNGRWAKQKGRLRVFGHENGVKTVRTTVENCVKLKLEYLTLYTFSTENWNRPKIEVDTLMKLLVSSLKKELPTFQKNNVRLNTIGDISSLPKRANKELLEVMEKTDRNTGMTLTLALSYGAREELKNAVKAIAGKVKNNIISPESIDETIINNHLYTHDLPDVDLLIRTSGEHRISNFLLWQIAYAELYFIDVFWPDFKEHHLVEAIKNYQNRERRFGKTSEQLS; translated from the coding sequence ATGAACACTGTCGATAATATTACCGCCCACAACCTTCCAAGACATATCGCGATCATTATGGATGGCAATGGCCGTTGGGCCAAACAAAAAGGACGTCTTAGGGTATTCGGTCATGAAAATGGAGTGAAGACGGTGCGTACCACAGTTGAGAACTGTGTGAAATTGAAGCTCGAATACCTGACCTTATATACCTTTTCCACAGAAAATTGGAACAGACCTAAAATCGAGGTAGATACCTTAATGAAACTTCTGGTTTCTTCCTTAAAAAAAGAGCTGCCTACATTTCAGAAGAACAATGTAAGACTCAATACCATCGGTGATATTTCCTCACTTCCCAAAAGAGCGAACAAAGAACTTTTGGAGGTTATGGAGAAGACGGATCGGAATACCGGAATGACCCTTACTTTGGCGTTGAGTTACGGCGCGAGGGAAGAGCTGAAAAACGCCGTTAAAGCGATAGCCGGCAAAGTTAAAAATAATATAATTTCTCCCGAAAGTATTGATGAAACCATTATTAATAACCATCTTTACACGCACGATTTGCCAGATGTAGATTTGCTCATACGTACCAGCGGTGAGCATCGAATCAGTAATTTTCTGCTTTGGCAGATTGCATACGCCGAACTATACTTTATCGATGTATTTTGGCCCGATTTTAAAGAGCATCATTTGGTAGAGGCCATAAAAAATTACCAGAACAGAGAACGAAGATTTGGAAAAACAAGCGAACAACTCAGCTAG
- the tig gene encoding trigger factor produces the protein MNITKEQIDDLNAVVKVAISKDDYQDKVDTILKDYRKQANIPGFRKGQVPMGLIKKQYGKAVLVDEVNKLLQDNLNKYLTEEKLDVLGNPLPKQQDNFDWDKDDFDFEFDLGLAPSFEVPLKTKKPITHYKITADKKMVDEQIDRIRKQYGKLVQKTEVGKKDEVTGTFTSEADEINNKATLELDKIGSKKAMNALLGKKVGDVVSLNTKGLLKEDYLLSSTLGIPAEKAKDLKIDVDFTIEEINEREPAALDQELFDKLFGPDTIKSEKELKERIKEDSEKQFEQQSEQKLLNDVTEYFIENTKFDLPTDFLTRWIQMTGEKPLTAEEASEEFEKSEKGLRYQLIEGKIIKDNNVQIQFEELKEFAKGFIKSQMAQFGQLNPAEEELDTIAARVLGNEDEVKRLSEQLMSQKLLALYKEKANLKVKEVTYDNFVKEVYG, from the coding sequence ATGAATATCACCAAGGAGCAGATAGATGATTTGAACGCCGTGGTCAAAGTAGCCATTTCCAAAGATGATTACCAAGATAAGGTAGATACTATTCTAAAAGATTACCGAAAACAGGCTAATATTCCCGGTTTCCGAAAAGGGCAAGTTCCCATGGGACTTATTAAAAAACAATACGGAAAGGCCGTACTTGTTGATGAGGTGAACAAACTTTTACAGGATAACCTCAACAAATATCTCACCGAGGAAAAATTGGACGTTCTGGGCAACCCATTGCCCAAGCAGCAGGATAACTTTGATTGGGATAAGGATGATTTCGATTTTGAGTTCGACCTAGGTCTTGCCCCGAGCTTTGAAGTACCGTTGAAAACGAAAAAACCGATCACACACTACAAGATCACGGCCGATAAGAAAATGGTCGACGAGCAGATTGACCGTATTCGCAAGCAGTATGGCAAATTGGTTCAAAAGACGGAAGTTGGGAAAAAGGACGAAGTAACGGGTACTTTCACCAGCGAAGCCGATGAAATCAACAACAAAGCTACGCTCGAATTGGACAAAATTGGCAGCAAAAAGGCGATGAACGCACTTCTTGGGAAAAAAGTAGGCGATGTGGTAAGTTTGAATACCAAAGGCCTTCTTAAAGAGGACTATCTACTCTCCAGCACCTTGGGCATCCCGGCCGAGAAGGCGAAAGACCTTAAAATAGATGTTGATTTCACCATCGAGGAAATAAATGAAAGAGAACCAGCAGCGCTAGATCAGGAGCTTTTTGACAAACTTTTCGGACCCGATACCATCAAATCCGAAAAAGAATTAAAGGAACGGATCAAAGAAGATTCCGAGAAGCAATTTGAACAGCAATCGGAACAGAAGTTGCTCAATGATGTGACGGAATATTTTATCGAGAACACGAAGTTCGATCTTCCAACCGATTTTTTGACACGGTGGATTCAAATGACAGGCGAGAAGCCGTTGACTGCCGAAGAAGCATCCGAAGAGTTCGAGAAATCGGAAAAGGGATTGCGCTATCAATTGATCGAGGGCAAAATCATCAAAGACAACAACGTTCAAATCCAATTTGAGGAGTTGAAGGAATTCGCCAAGGGTTTCATTAAATCGCAAATGGCGCAGTTCGGACAATTGAACCCTGCCGAGGAAGAGCTCGACACCATCGCTGCAAGAGTGTTGGGGAACGAAGATGAAGTAAAGCGCCTTTCGGAACAGTTGATGAGCCAAAAACTATTGGCTCTGTACAAAGAGAAGGCGAATCTTAAGGTAAAGGAAGTTACCTACGACAACTTTGTGAAAGAGGTTTACGGATAG